Proteins found in one Sulfurimonas sp. genomic segment:
- a CDS encoding 5-formyltetrahydrofolate cyclo-ligase, with protein MILTKSSFRKKCIDGMKNRSKNSFIYDQNIINKKLLKELQGVKGKNILLYYPIDFEADIKKSIVKLRKKNNIFIPFMENESFKIVPFRLPLQKKKFDIYEAGNSLRKIKKIDIAIVPVVGVDGNLQRIGFGKGMYDRFFAKLKKRPYTIFIQPRICFTKEIVCDHYDVKGDLLITADNRHIK; from the coding sequence ATGATTCTTACAAAGAGCAGTTTTAGAAAAAAATGTATAGATGGAATGAAAAATCGTTCTAAAAATAGTTTTATCTATGATCAAAATATTATAAATAAAAAATTATTAAAGGAACTACAGGGTGTAAAGGGGAAAAATATACTTTTGTATTACCCTATAGATTTTGAAGCAGATATTAAAAAGAGTATTGTAAAGCTTAGGAAAAAAAATAATATTTTTATCCCTTTTATGGAAAATGAAAGTTTTAAGATAGTACCATTTAGATTACCGCTGCAAAAAAAGAAATTCGATATATACGAGGCGGGAAACAGTTTAAGAAAAATAAAAAAAATTGATATAGCTATTGTACCGGTTGTTGGTGTTGATGGCAATTTACAAAGAATAGGATTCGGTAAAGGGATGTATGATCGTTTTTTTGCCAAACTAAAAAAGAGACCATATACGATTTTTATACAGCCAAGAATTTGTTTTACAAAAGAGATTGTATGTGATCATTATGATGTAAAAGGTGATCTCTTAATCACAGCTGACAATAGGCATATCAAATAA
- a CDS encoding PAS domain-containing protein has product MEKHLDDDDFIVSKTDLKGRITYGNDKFIEMSGYSEKELLGAPHNILRHEDMPRIVFKLLWDRVQSSEEIFAYVKNRCKNDDHYWVFTNVTASVDKNGNIIGYYSVRRKPNPDAIETIIPIYKELLGIEKVSGVEASLDELQSVLDKNKVTYDEFIASIQK; this is encoded by the coding sequence ATGGAAAAGCATTTAGACGATGATGACTTTATTGTTTCAAAAACTGATCTAAAAGGTCGTATAACTTACGGGAATGATAAGTTTATAGAGATGTCCGGTTATTCAGAAAAAGAGTTGCTTGGGGCCCCGCATAATATATTAAGACATGAAGATATGCCAAGAATTGTGTTTAAACTATTATGGGATAGGGTGCAGTCTAGTGAAGAGATATTTGCTTATGTAAAAAACAGATGCAAAAATGATGATCATTATTGGGTATTTACAAATGTAACGGCTTCAGTAGATAAAAATGGCAACATTATAGGTTATTACTCCGTAAGACGCAAACCAAATCCAGATGCTATTGAAACTATTATACCCATATATAAAGAGCTCTTAGGTATTGAAAAAGTTTCAGGTGTAGAGGCTTCATTAGATGAACTACAATCAGTATTAGATAAAAATAAGGTGACATATGACGAATTTATCGCTAGCATTCAAAAATAA
- the rny gene encoding ribonuclease Y, with protein sequence MLNEMLLGGATATISGLIGFFISKKINNANFDVYIQQAKAKANVIENEAQNLLEKSRLKSQEIEIEAKKHYESAKDRARADLLQREETVLQKEQDFQRFVKDEQRRLQDEFSALKARKIDLQRNEKSLDSLKNKYEDNIQRALHAIEHSAGMTQDEAKEMLLKKVEDRSRSEIAHIVRKYENEAKKDAKKKANYILAQATSRFAGDFANEYLTNTVHLENDELKGRIIGKEGRNIKSLETLLGVDIIIDDTPNSIEVSSFNLYRRAIATKTIELLIDDGRIQPARIEEIFDKVTQEFEESVLNEGEELVADLDIGVMHPELMKLIGKLRYRASYGQNALAHTLEVSHLAAIMASEMGGDVRLAKRAGLLHDIGKALTHDADGNHVDLGAEVCKRYDEHDIVINAIYAHHGHEDMETIECAAVCAADALSAARPGARREVLESFLKRVTEIEEIASSHTGVRQAYAINAGREVRVIVNATLINDDEAILMAKEIAEEIEQKVQYPGEIKVNVIRESRAIVYAK encoded by the coding sequence ATGTTAAACGAAATGCTACTAGGTGGTGCAACAGCCACTATTAGTGGTCTGATCGGTTTTTTCATTTCTAAAAAAATTAATAATGCTAACTTTGATGTATATATACAGCAGGCAAAGGCAAAAGCCAATGTTATAGAAAACGAAGCACAAAATCTTTTAGAAAAAAGCCGCTTGAAATCTCAAGAGATTGAGATAGAGGCTAAAAAACATTATGAGAGTGCTAAAGATAGAGCTAGAGCCGATTTGCTACAAAGAGAGGAGACTGTTCTTCAAAAAGAACAGGATTTTCAAAGATTCGTAAAAGATGAACAAAGAAGACTTCAAGATGAGTTTTCTGCATTAAAAGCTAGAAAGATTGATTTACAAAGAAATGAGAAATCATTAGATTCACTTAAAAATAAATATGAAGACAATATACAAAGAGCACTTCATGCAATAGAGCATAGTGCAGGTATGACGCAAGATGAAGCAAAAGAGATGCTTCTTAAAAAAGTTGAAGACCGCTCACGTAGCGAGATAGCTCATATTGTACGTAAGTACGAAAATGAAGCTAAAAAAGATGCGAAGAAAAAAGCAAACTATATTTTAGCTCAGGCTACAAGTAGGTTTGCAGGTGATTTTGCTAATGAGTATTTGACAAATACTGTGCATCTTGAAAATGATGAATTAAAGGGCCGTATAATTGGTAAAGAGGGACGAAACATTAAGTCTCTTGAAACACTGCTTGGTGTAGATATTATTATAGATGATACTCCAAACTCTATAGAAGTTAGCAGTTTTAACCTTTACAGACGCGCCATTGCTACTAAGACCATAGAACTATTAATAGATGATGGACGTATACAGCCAGCTCGTATAGAGGAGATCTTTGATAAGGTTACTCAGGAGTTTGAAGAGTCTGTATTAAACGAAGGTGAAGAGTTAGTAGCTGATCTTGATATAGGTGTTATGCACCCAGAACTTATGAAGCTAATCGGTAAGCTTAGATACCGTGCATCATATGGTCAAAATGCACTGGCACATACATTGGAAGTATCTCATTTGGCTGCAATTATGGCATCTGAAATGGGTGGAGACGTAAGACTTGCAAAACGTGCAGGATTATTGCATGATATTGGTAAGGCACTAACACATGATGCAGATGGAAACCATGTCGATTTAGGTGCTGAAGTATGTAAAAGGTATGATGAACACGATATAGTGATCAATGCCATCTATGCACATCATGGGCATGAAGATATGGAAACAATAGAATGTGCGGCAGTATGTGCTGCAGATGCCCTCTCTGCTGCTCGTCCTGGAGCTAGACGCGAGGTACTAGAGAGCTTTTTAAAACGTGTGACTGAGATCGAAGAGATAGCATCGTCACATACCGGTGTCAGACAGGCTTATGCGATCAATGCGGGTCGCGAAGTAAGAGTTATAGTAAATGCAACTCTGATCAACGATGATGAAGCCATACTTATGGCAAAAGAGATAGCTGAAGAGATTGAACAAAAAGTTCAATATCCGGGTGAGATCAAAGTAAATGTAATTAGAGAAAGCCGCGCTATTGTCTACGCAAAATAA
- a CDS encoding methyl-accepting chemotaxis protein translates to MTNLSLAFKNNSIRLLVFTIIILVGYLLYLQEYIVAVLAFLFSVLSLFVNSSNFKTSNDPLVTQIHKVINLAANGELESRIKNIDQNSEFADVAKNINSLIDQVEVVIRESITSIQSATNGIENRVAYSKGLKGMFVSTINTINEAVENIHIGNRMKYRGELSNDLHDLGGGIGKGLELVQAEIVSCSNEAGNISDTSIEVSKDVESTVEDVKEVSASFESLAQNISSNAELIDSLHQRTQEISDVSNLIKDIADQTNLLALNAAIEAARAGEHGRGFAVVADEVRKLAERTQKATEEISITINSLNQESVEIKNSSDIMSDIAENSIEKVKKFVSSLEDFNKTTKKSACIAKYIVNILFTTLVKIDHIMYKSYAYSAVVTEVEEHELGNHKNCRLGKWYANEGKELFGDTKSFLSIDAPHAEVHKYAMKNMEYVREGTAMKPKNKQDILNNFIDMEKNSTDLFKVLDSMVKEKKTCIEEEYRIGDL, encoded by the coding sequence ATGACGAATTTATCGCTAGCATTCAAAAATAATTCAATACGCTTATTGGTTTTTACGATAATTATTTTAGTAGGTTATCTATTATATTTACAAGAGTATATAGTTGCAGTTTTAGCTTTTTTATTTAGTGTATTGTCATTGTTTGTAAATAGTTCAAACTTTAAAACCTCAAACGATCCACTCGTTACTCAAATACATAAAGTTATAAACTTGGCTGCTAATGGAGAACTTGAATCAAGAATCAAAAATATAGATCAAAATTCCGAATTTGCAGATGTGGCAAAAAATATAAACTCACTCATTGATCAGGTAGAAGTTGTAATTAGAGAGTCAATTACATCTATACAGTCAGCTACAAACGGAATTGAGAATAGGGTGGCATACTCCAAAGGTTTAAAAGGTATGTTTGTTAGTACAATAAATACCATAAATGAAGCTGTTGAAAATATACATATCGGTAATAGGATGAAATACCGCGGAGAGCTTAGTAATGATCTACACGATTTGGGAGGCGGTATTGGAAAAGGGCTTGAACTGGTTCAGGCTGAGATAGTATCATGTAGTAATGAAGCAGGAAATATTTCAGATACATCGATTGAAGTGAGTAAAGATGTTGAAAGTACTGTCGAGGATGTAAAAGAAGTTAGTGCCAGTTTTGAGTCTCTTGCTCAAAATATATCTAGTAACGCTGAACTTATAGATTCATTACATCAAAGAACTCAAGAGATATCTGATGTATCAAACCTAATTAAAGATATAGCCGATCAAACAAATCTTTTAGCGTTAAATGCTGCTATTGAAGCTGCTCGTGCAGGTGAACACGGACGTGGATTTGCAGTAGTTGCTGATGAAGTTAGAAAACTGGCAGAGCGAACTCAAAAGGCTACAGAAGAGATCTCAATAACAATTAATTCTCTTAATCAAGAGAGTGTTGAGATAAAAAACAGCAGTGATATTATGTCAGATATAGCTGAGAACTCTATTGAAAAAGTGAAAAAATTTGTCAGTTCACTTGAAGATTTTAATAAGACTACAAAAAAATCTGCATGTATCGCAAAATATATTGTAAATATATTATTTACGACATTAGTTAAGATTGATCATATTATGTATAAATCTTACGCTTATTCAGCTGTTGTAACAGAGGTTGAAGAACACGAGTTAGGTAATCATAAAAATTGTCGTCTAGGGAAATGGTATGCAAATGAAGGTAAAGAGCTTTTTGGTGACACTAAATCATTCCTAAGTATAGATGCACCACATGCTGAGGTCCATAAATACGCTATGAAAAATATGGAATATGTTAGAGAAGGTACAGCTATGAAGCCTAAAAACAAGCAAGATATTTTAAATAATTTTATTGATATGGAAAAAAATAGTACAGATTTATTTAAAGTTCTTGACAGTATGGTTAAAGAGAAAAAAACTTGTATTGAAGAGGAATATCGTATTGGTGATTTATAG